From Ipomoea triloba cultivar NCNSP0323 chromosome 5, ASM357664v1, the proteins below share one genomic window:
- the LOC116019144 gene encoding reticulocalbin-2, whose amino-acid sequence MAGKMTKVVVYTVAAAFVILLLSQDHNKLFRKDYSPRGLSRRLGTQPSAPLIFDPIVARRKGFANPEKSEDDDRYFNDKGRLDTGLRLMVLFPILDKDPRDGFVDTKELEYWNTQQAISRLNYRTQRELLLRDKDGDGSVSFSEYLPQFTDEDMERNETGHGGAGWWMIQFKNADVDRNGTLNLYEFRDFLHPEDTRNDNIRRWLLTEKLRQMDVDKDHRLSLREFERGAYQTYKTYKEFETGGKDVPSLVEIFTFLDADKDNFLRVEELKPIFHYLNPGELSYARYYTTYLIREADDNKDARLTLDEMLNHDTLFYDTIYDNEKDEDDIYHDEL is encoded by the exons ATGGCCGGAAAAATGACGAAGGTGGTGGTTTACACGGTAGCCGCCGCCTTCGTCATCCTCTTACTCTCACAGGATCACAATAAACTATTTCGCAAAGATTACAGCCCCCGCGGGCTGAGCCGCCGTCTCGGCACCCAGCCGTCGGCTCCTCTGATTTTCGACCCCATCGTTGCCCGGAGAAAAGGGTTCGCGAATCCCGAGAAATCCGAGGACGATGACCGTTATTTTAATGATAAAGGCCGGTTGGATACTGGGCTAAGGTTGATGGTGTTGTTCCCCATTTTGGATAAAGATCCTCGTGATGGATTCGTGGATACTAAGGAACTGGAATATTGGAATACCCAACAGGCTATTAGCCGGTTGAATTATAGGACGCAGAGAGAATTGTTGTTGCGCGATAAGGATGGGGATGGGTCTGTTTCGTTCTCTGAATACCTTCCGCAATTCACTGATGAAGATATGG AGAGGAATGAGACTGGGCATGGAGGCGCCGGATGGTGGATGATACAATTCAAGAACGCTGATGTTGATCGGAATGGAACTCTCAACCTCTACGAATTCAGAGA TTTTCTGCATCCAGAAGACACCAGAAACGACAACATTAGGAGATGGTTGTTGACGGAGAAGTTAAG GCAGATGGATGTTGACAAAGATCATAGGCTCTCTCTGCGCGAATTTGAGAGAGGAGCTTATCAAACCTACAAGACTTACAAGGAATTCGAAACCGGTGGCAAAGATGTGCCCTCACTTGTAGAAATATTCACATTCCTCGACGCTGACAAGGACAA TTTTTTGAGAGTGGAAGAACTGAAACCCATATTTCATTACTTGAACCCCGGAGAGCTCTCATATGCTAGATATTACACCACCTATCTCATCCGGGAG GCCGATGACAACAAAGATGCAAGGCTAACGCTAGACGAGATGCTGAATCATGATACCTTGTTCTATGATACCATCTATGACAACGAGAAGGACGAGGACGATATATACCATGATGAGCTTTGA
- the LOC116019143 gene encoding histone-lysine N-methyltransferase ATXR6-like, whose product MASSTTSEVVLRKRTQLSKRLSLKSSPRKPPKSGPKDGDYSDVCCEECGSGEREDELLLCDKCDRGFHLFCLRPVIASVPEGSWICPSCSNIKNVAKFPLIQTKIVDFFCIQKSSESIDKLSQGSQKKRKRSSGLGRSKKRRKLLAFNPTRDPTRRLEQMASLATALTAAGAEFSNELTYISGVAPREANRAALEREGMQVLPKEDAETLNLCKIMIERGEWPPLMVVFDPIEGFTVEADRFIRDLTIITEYVGDVDYLKNCENDNGDSMMTLLHAADPSKSLVICPDKRSNIARFINGINNHSPDGRKKQNVKCVRFDVNGECRVLLIASRDIAKGERLYYDYNGYENEYPTEHFV is encoded by the exons ATGGCGTCTTCAACAACGTCAGAAGTCGTGCTTAGGAAAAGAACCCAACTCTCAAAGCGGCTGTCTTTGAAATCCTCGCCGCGTAAGCCACCGAAATCCGGCCCAAAAGACGGCGATTACTCCGACGTGTGCTGCGAGGAATGCGGCTCCGGCGAGCGCGAAGATGAGCTGCTGCTTTGCGACAAATGCGATCGTGGGTTTCACCTGTTCTGCCTCAGGCCCGTTATCGCGTCGGTGCCCGAGGGCTCTTGGATATGCCCTTCTTGCTCCAACATCAAGAATGTCGCCA AGTTTCCCCTCATCCAGACAAAGATTGTTGATTTCTTCTGTATTCAGAAGTCATCAGAATCAATAGACAAACTTAGCCAAG GGAGCCAAAAGAAGCGAAAACGAAGTAGTGGCTTGGGGAGGTCAAAGAAGAGGAGAAAGTTATTGGCTTTCAATCCAACCAGGGACCCCACCAGGAGATTGGAACAAATGGCATCTCTAGCAACCGCTTTGACTGCAGCTGGAGCAGAGTTCAGTAATGAGCTTACTTATATTTCGGGTGTGGCACCGAGGGAAGCAAATCGTGCTGCATTGGAGCGAGAAGGAATGCAG GTATTACCCAAAGAAGATGCTGAAACCTTAAATCTGTGCAAGATCATGATAGAACGAGGTGAATGGCCACCTCTGATGGTGGTTTTTGACCCCATAGAAGG GTTCACTGTAGAAGCTGATCGGTTCATTAGAGACTTAACCATAATAACGGAGTACGTTGGTGATGTTGATTACTTGAAGAATTGTGAAAATGACAATGGAGATAGCATGATGACTCTTCTACATGCTGCTGATCCTTCAAAATCGCTTGTCATCTGCCCCGATAAGCGCAGTAACATAGCTCGCTTTATCAATGGCATCAACAATCATTCACC GGATGGTAGGAAGAAACAGAACGTAAAATGCGTGAGATTTGATGTAAATGGGGAATGCAGAGTTCTATTGATAGCAAGCAGAGACATTGCAAAGGGGGAAAGGCTATACTATGATTACAATGGATATGAGAATGAGTATCCAACTGAGCACTTTGTCTGA